Proteins from a genomic interval of Rattus norvegicus strain BN/NHsdMcwi chromosome 2, GRCr8, whole genome shotgun sequence:
- the Gdap2 gene encoding ganglioside-induced differentiation-associated-protein 2 isoform X2: protein MDPLGAPSQFVDVDTLVSWGDSYEDEVNSSDSTAEAFQEDSNRSPFLYNRDINGKVVLWKGDVALLNCTAIVNTSNESLTDKNPVSESIFMLAGPDLKEDLQKLKGCRTGEAKLTKGFNLAARFIIHTVGPKYKSRYRTAAESSLYSCYRNVLQLAKEQSMSSVGFCVINSAKRGYPLEDATHIALRTVRRFLEIHGETIEKVVFAISELEEATYQKLLPLYFPRSLKEESQSLPSLPADIGNAEGEPVVPERQIRISEKPGASEDHEEDEDEGLGVDLSFIGSHAFARMEGDIDKQRKLILQGQLSEAALQKQHQRNYNRWLCQARSEDLSDIASLKALYQTGVDNCGRTVMVVVGRNIPVTLIDMDKALLYFIHVMDHIAVKEYVLVYFHTLTSEYNHLDSDFLKKLYDVVDIKYKRNLKAVYFVHPTFRSKD from the exons ATGGATCCCTTGGGTGCACCTTCCCAGTTTGTGGATGTGGACACCCTAGTAAGCTGGGGTGACTCATATGAAGATGAAGTAAACTCCTCTGACAGCACAGCTGAGGCATTCCAGGAAGACAGCAATAGATCACCTTTTCTTTATAATCGGGACATTAATGGAAAAGTGGTTCTTTG GAAAGGAGATGTGGCATTACTGAACTGTACAGCCATTGTGAATACCAGTAATGAAAGCCTCACAGATAAGAATCCTGTGTCAGAGAGCATCTTCATGCTTGCAGGGCCAGATTTGAAGGAGGACTTACAGAAACTTAAAG GTTGCCGAACTGGTGAAGCAAAATTGACAAAAGGCTTCAACCTAGCTGCTCGGTTCATCATCCACACAGTGGGGCCTAAGTATAAGAGCCGCTACCGCACCGCAGCGGAGAGTTCCCTCTACAGCTGCTACCGAAACGTGCTTCAGCTGGCAAA GGAGCAGTCCATGTCTTCCGTTGGCTTCTGTGTCATCAATTCTGCAAAGCGAGGTTATCCACTAGAAGATGCAACACACATCGCTCTTC GTACTGTGAGGCGGTTCCTAGAGATCCATGGGGAAACCATTGAAAAGGTGGTATTTGCTATCTCAGAACTCGAAGAG GCCACTTACCAAAAGCTGCTACCTCTGTACTTCCCAAGGTCATTAAAGGAGGAGAGCCAGTCATTGCCGTCCCTACCTGCAGACATTGGAAATGCAGAAGGGGAGCCCGTGGTGCCTGAGCGGCAGATCAGGATAAGTGAGAAACCTGGTGCTTCAGAGG ACCATGAAGAAGATGAGGATGAAGGCTTGGGAGTGGATCTGTCTTTCATTGGCTCTCATGCTTTTGCTCGAATGGAAGGAGATATTGACAAGCAAAGAAAACTGATCCTCCAAGGACAGCTGTCGGAAGCTGCCCTGCAGAAGCAGCATCAAAGAAA TTATAATCGCTGGTTATGCCAAGCACGATCTGAAGACCTGTCTGATATTGCTTCTCTGAAAGCTTTATACCAAACAG GTGTAGATAACTGTGGCCGCACAGTGATGGTGGTAGTTGGAAGAAACATTCCTGTGACATTGATAGACATGGATAAG GCCCTCTTGTATTTTATCCATGTAATGGATCACATCGCCGTGAAGGAATATGTATTGGTGTATTTCCACACACTGACCAGCGAATACAATCACCTGGACTCCGACTTCCTGAAGAAACTCTACGATGTCGTTGACATCAA GTACAAGAGGAATTTGAAGGCTGTTTATTTCGTCCATCCAACATTCCGTTCCAAG